A window from Mixophyes fleayi isolate aMixFle1 chromosome 12, aMixFle1.hap1, whole genome shotgun sequence encodes these proteins:
- the LOC142108312 gene encoding olfactory receptor 6C4-like: MMETNKTVVKEFILLAFADLHQFQNLLFFIFLLTYITCIMGNVTIIVLVRTEPSLHTTMYFFISVFSVLEMIFVSVTVPRLLANLIAADNIISFNECFTQMYLFESLGVTECYLLVVMVFDRHLAINNPLHYPVIMTHALCIELSVLPWIMAFAFMLIPVVMTARLEFCGPNMIDHFFCDLAPLQVLSCSDPFISIICTSTSAILVAVVPLIIITGFYIQIIMIVSKIKSEEGKQKAFSTCTSHLIVTSLYYGTGIIVYVKPKGSHYDKYLAIMYTAVTPMINPFIYTFRNRDVKKVFRNSINRLIKPLPLLNDHIK, translated from the coding sequence ATGATGGAAACAAACAAAACTGTAGTGaaagaatttattttattggctTTTGCTGATTTACACCAGTTTCAGAatttacttttctttatttttctgctgACCTACATTACCTGTATCATGGGGAACGTTACTATAATTGTTCTTGTCAGAACAGAACCTTCTCTTCATACtactatgtatttttttatcaGTGTATTCTCTGTTTTAGAAATGATCTTTGTGTCTGTCACTGTCCCCAGACTTTTAGCAAATCTAATTGCAGCTGATAATATTATATCATTCAATGAATGTTTTACCCAAATGTACCTCTTTGAATCCTTAGGTGTAACTGAATGTTATCTTCTCGTAGTAATGGTCTTTGACCGACACCTGGCTATTAACAATCCTTTACACTACCCAGTTATAATGACACATGCTTTATGTATTGAGTTGTCTGTTTTACCATGGATCATGGCATTTGCTTTTATGTTGATCCCTGTCGTCATGACAGCACGTTTGGAATTCTGTGGCCCTAATATGATCGATCACTTCTTCTGTGACTTGGCTCCTCTGCAGGTCTTGTCATGTTCAGATCCCTTCATTAGCATTATATGTACAAGCACAAGTGCAATATTAGTTGCTGTTGTGCCTTTAATTATAATCACAGGATTCTACATTCAAATCATAATGATTGTTTCAAAGATCAAGAGTGAGGAGGGGAAACAGAAAGCCTTTTCCACATGTACATCTCATCTCATTGTAACCAGCCTATATTATGGTACAGGCATCATTGTGTATGTTAAACCTAAGGGAAGCCATTATGACAAGTATCTTGCTATTATGTACACAGCAGTCACACCTATGATTAACCCTTTTATTTATACCTTTAGAAACAGGGATGTGAAGAAAGTTTTCAGGAATTCAATAAATCGTCTTATAAAACCACTTCCATTGTTAAATGATCATATTAAATAG